The Pseudomonas triclosanedens genome has a window encoding:
- a CDS encoding ParA family protein: MITVSFFNNKGGVGKTTILWNTAVSLAEKDNKVLIIDFDPQCNLSIACLGDEEFSKLLETSSTHPFGKTIKAFTLPYIQQNQQGNVFISEPKSPIKNGTLHVIPGDFWLNNFSDTLNVGTDVIGGGGLYRFLLPHLISTKAEETSGVKYDYVLIDLPPSFNTLVRSALYCSDYFLVPCTADLFSAYCVGLIGQMLPSFIKDWEQGKERYLASNSYDTLIPAKGQPKFSGWIFNGFDTKRSLGVKHQVGADRAHHISISKAVEEKLYPALSGISSYFATPTKGEFEPVALIEDLNVMAPDSIIQNVPIKYLPEHRPTRLLTKGKWAQNQVDLMLEMDKEYDKLADHIISNCI; encoded by the coding sequence ATGATTACAGTATCGTTTTTCAATAACAAAGGCGGCGTTGGAAAAACCACCATCCTTTGGAACACGGCCGTTTCCCTAGCAGAGAAAGATAACAAAGTCTTAATAATAGACTTCGACCCTCAATGCAACCTATCCATTGCATGCCTTGGTGACGAAGAATTCTCAAAGCTTCTCGAAACCAGTTCAACTCATCCATTCGGAAAAACAATCAAGGCCTTCACGCTTCCATACATCCAACAAAACCAACAGGGCAATGTATTTATATCCGAGCCCAAAAGCCCAATTAAAAACGGTACCCTTCACGTAATTCCCGGCGATTTCTGGCTAAACAATTTCTCCGACACACTGAATGTTGGTACCGATGTAATTGGTGGCGGCGGCCTCTATCGATTCCTGCTACCTCATCTGATTTCCACAAAAGCTGAAGAGACTAGCGGAGTAAAATACGACTATGTACTTATAGATCTCCCTCCTTCATTTAACACCCTTGTCCGCTCTGCCCTCTACTGTTCAGACTACTTCCTAGTCCCGTGCACAGCAGATCTTTTCTCCGCATACTGCGTTGGCCTAATCGGTCAGATGCTCCCCAGTTTCATCAAGGACTGGGAACAAGGAAAGGAGCGCTACCTTGCCAGCAACAGTTACGACACACTTATACCAGCCAAAGGTCAACCAAAATTTTCCGGCTGGATATTTAATGGATTCGATACCAAGCGATCCCTTGGAGTCAAACATCAAGTTGGCGCAGATAGAGCACACCATATCTCTATTAGCAAGGCAGTAGAAGAAAAGCTTTATCCCGCACTTTCTGGAATCTCAAGTTACTTCGCAACTCCTACCAAGGGAGAATTTGAGCCGGTAGCTTTAATTGAAGACCTTAACGTCATGGCACCGGATAGCATAATTCAGAACGTCCCTATAAAATACCTTCCCGAGCACAGACCGACACGACTTCTAACCAAAGGAAAGTGGGCACAAAACCAAGTCGATCTGATGCTCGAGATGGACAAAGAGTATGACAAGCTAGCTGACCATATCATATCAAACTGCATCTAA
- a CDS encoding ribonucleotide-diphosphate reductase subunit beta: protein MLSWDEFDKEDATEAKAAPAVAQAAAQNADKLDADAAGSVEEARAVSANDSDAVARAKQALDALDIQEGLDDLEGSAARVQVGDKQMINARADLNQLVPFKYDWAWQKYLDGCANHWMPQEVNMNADIALWKSKDGLSEDERRIVMRNLGFFSTADSLVANNLVLAVYRLITNPECRQYILRQAFEEAIHTHAYQYCIESLGMDEGEIFNMYHEIPSVAKKASWGLKYTRSISDPQFQTGTPETDRQFLRNLIAYYCVLEGIFFYCGFTQILSMGRRNKMTGTAEQFQYILRDESMHLNFGIDVINQIKIENPHLWDAQMKDEATQMILQGTQLEIEYARDTMPRGVLGMNAAMMEDYLKFIANRRLTQIGLKEEYPGTSNPFPWMSEIMDLKKEKNFFETRVIEYQTGGALSWD, encoded by the coding sequence ATGCTGAGCTGGGACGAATTCGACAAAGAAGACGCCACCGAAGCCAAGGCCGCCCCGGCCGTTGCCCAGGCCGCCGCGCAGAACGCTGACAAACTCGACGCCGACGCCGCAGGCTCCGTCGAAGAAGCGCGCGCCGTATCCGCCAACGACTCCGACGCCGTCGCTCGCGCCAAGCAGGCCCTCGACGCCCTGGACATCCAGGAAGGCCTGGACGATCTCGAAGGCTCCGCCGCCCGCGTACAAGTCGGCGACAAGCAGATGATCAACGCCCGCGCCGACCTCAACCAGCTCGTACCCTTCAAGTACGACTGGGCCTGGCAGAAGTATCTGGATGGTTGCGCCAACCACTGGATGCCCCAGGAAGTGAACATGAACGCCGACATTGCCCTGTGGAAGAGCAAGGACGGCCTCAGCGAAGACGAGCGCCGCATCGTCATGCGCAACCTCGGCTTCTTCTCCACCGCCGACTCCCTGGTCGCCAACAACCTGGTGCTGGCCGTCTACCGCCTCATCACCAACCCCGAGTGCCGCCAGTACATCCTGCGCCAGGCCTTCGAAGAAGCCATCCACACCCACGCCTACCAGTACTGCATCGAATCGCTGGGCATGGACGAGGGCGAAATCTTCAACATGTACCACGAGATTCCTTCGGTCGCGAAGAAAGCGTCCTGGGGCCTCAAGTACACCCGCTCGATCTCCGACCCGCAGTTCCAGACCGGCACCCCGGAGACCGACCGCCAGTTCTTGCGTAACCTGATCGCCTACTACTGCGTACTGGAAGGCATCTTCTTCTACTGCGGCTTCACCCAGATCCTCTCCATGGGCCGCCGCAACAAGATGACCGGCACCGCCGAGCAGTTCCAGTACATCCTGCGCGACGAATCCATGCACCTGAACTTCGGCATCGACGTGATCAACCAGATCAAGATCGAAAACCCGCACCTGTGGGATGCCCAGATGAAGGACGAGGCCACCCAGATGATCCTCCAGGGCACCCAACTGGAGATCGAATACGCTCGCGACACCATGCCGCGTGGCGTGCTGGGCATGAACGCCGCGATGATGGAGGACTACCTCAAGTTCATCGCCAACCGCCGCCTGACCCAGATCGGCCTCAAAGAGGAATACCCGGGCACCAGCAACCCGTTCCCGTGGATGAGCGAAATCATGGACCTCAAGAAGGAAAAGAACTTCTTCGAGACCCGCGTAATCGAGTACCAGACCGGCGGCGCGCTGAGCTGGGACTGA